A DNA window from Seriola aureovittata isolate HTS-2021-v1 ecotype China chromosome 8, ASM2101889v1, whole genome shotgun sequence contains the following coding sequences:
- the sec24b gene encoding protein transport protein Sec24B isoform X2, which translates to MSAPGSTNLSSSVSYNQNSTPNGGAAPPYQNGPAQTYPSMYPPTGYYGAPPQQQSYPTIPAHSTPVPNKAPITNSAHSANYYQNNHQQQHHHLPQHHVAPSPYSAPPSSAPPSQPYATLPSSAPPPPNTQYNQQPFQQQQQQQHPPYATPGSYYGQQSYHAPPAQQQHPSLVPAPASGPGAPLYPIVSYPSAPGSSQYGTLSSSQSTSTPGVMPIQMGAPLHQYSTSQPASTTPVQPGYGGGPPSQMVPAVNGQGSTAQTTVHQHYHQSHKAPQSYDSYGRVTHSTGGPDGERLPSGTPSTSVHSSPGRHQGGDTSSSTTGSASPVPNSYDSLEGGNYPDSMPPSNDMTNQAQSYGSYGYPSMQPAYRQGPASHSDSSPTHDLYGQSSYQQYSQPFPNLSQLSAALGGLSGVPELEVEALRPVNLLQERNLLPPRPLEAPEPNLSPDLRKVNCSPQTFRCTLTSIPQTQALLNKARLPLGLLLHPFRDLQQLPVITSNTIVRCRSCRTYINPFVTFLDQRRWKCNLCYRVNDVPDEFMYNPVTRSYGEPHKRPEVQNSTVEFIASSDYMLRPPQPAVYLFVLDVSHNAVEAGYLKYLCESLLDNLDKLPGDTRTRVGFLTFDSTIHFYNLQEGLSQPQMLVVSDIDDVFIPSHDSLMVNLKESKELVKDLLTSLPAMFSQSRETHSALGPALQAAFKLMSPTGGRVTVFQTQLPTLGAGMLQSREDPNQRSSSKGVQNLGPATDFYKKLALDCSGQQIGVDLFLLSSQYADLASLACISKYSAGSIFYYPSFHYIHNPAQLEKFQGDLERYLTRKIGFEAVMRIRCTKGLSIHTFHGNFFVRSTDLLSLANVNPDSAFAVQMSIEDSLADSSLACFQAALLYTSNKGKRRIRVHTLCLPVVNQLSDVYAGADVQAITCLLANMAIDRSISSSLSDARDALVNAVVDLVSAYKSNVSNLQQSGLVVPASMCLFPLYILALLKQRALRTGTSTRLDERVFAMCEFKTQPLQQLMRMVHPDLYRLDNMSDQGALHLNDTVVPQPHLLHLSAERVSRDGAFLMDCGNVFYLWIGKCCNEMFVRDVLGCPNYASIPPNMSHIPELETPLSERVRAFLDWLQDNRAFSSTVHVVKDDASVKSTFFQHMVEDRSESASSYHEFLQHVQLQMSK; encoded by the exons ATGTCTGCGCCGGGTTCCACTAACCTGAGCAGCTCCGTCAGCTACAACCAGAACTCAACACCGAACGGTGGAGCTGCGCCCCCCTATCAGAATG GTCCAGCACAGACATACCCATCCATGTATCCACCTACAGGCTACTATGGAGCCCCACCTCAACAACAGAGCTACCCCACCATCCCTGCCCACTCCACTCCTGTTCCAAACAAAGCGCCCATTACGAACAGTGCCCACAGTGCTAACTACTACCAGAACaaccatcagcagcagcaccaccacctcCCTCAGCATCATGTAGCACCCTCTCCATACAGTGCTCCCCCGAGCTCTGCCCCTCCTTCTCAGCCATACGCCACCCTCCCTTCTTCAGCACCTCCACCGCCAAACACCCAGTACAACCAACAGCcattccagcagcagcaacagcagcagcatccaccCTATGCCACTCCAGGATCGTACTATGGACAGCAGTCGTACCATGCTCCcccagcacagcagcagcatcccaGTTTGGTTCCTGCGCCAGCCAGCGGTCCTGGAGCTCCTCTCTACCCCATTGTTTCATACCCATCGGCGCCAGGAAGTAGCCAATATGGCACCCTGAGTTCCTCGCAGAGCACCTCCACGCCTGGAGTCATGCCCATCCAGATGGGTGCACCCCTTCACCAGTACAGCACCTCTCAGCCAGCCTCCACGACACCAGTGCAGCCCGGGTATGGCGGGGGTCCTCCCAGTCAGATGGTGCCAGCGGTCAATGGTCAAGGAAGCACAG CTCAGACCACAGTCCACCAACACTATCACCAAAGCCACAAGGCACCTCAGAGCTATGACTCCTACGGCAGGGTCACTCATAGCACTGGTGGTCCAGATGGAGAACGGCTGCCCTCAGGAACCCCCTCCACTTCAGTTCATTCCTCGCCGGGCCGCCACCAAG gtggtgacacttcctcctccaccactggcAGTGCCTCTCCGGTGCCCAACAGCTATGATTCCCTCGAAGGAGGCAACTATCCAG ATTCTATGCCACCTTCTAATGACATGACCAACCAGGCTCAGTCCTATGGTAGCTATGGTTACCCCAGCATGCAGCCAGCCTATCGGCAGGGACCGGCCTCCCACAGTGACTCTTCCCCAACCCATGACCTGTACGGCCAGTCGAGCTACCAGCAGTACTCCCAG CCATTTCCGAACCTGTCCCAGCTGTCTGCGGCCCTGGGGGGACTGAGCGGGGtgccagagctggaggtggaggccCTGAGGCCAGTCAACCTTCTGCAGGAGAGGAACCTGCTGCCCCCCAGGCCCTTGGAGGCCCCTGAACCCAACCTTAGCCCTGACCTCAGGAAGGTCAATTGCAGTCCACA GACCTTCAGGTGTACACTGACTAGCATCCCCCAGACCCAGGCTTTACTCAACAAGGCCAGGCTCCCTCTGGGCCTTCTCCTTCACCCCTTCAGAGACTTACAG caaTTACCGGTGATCACTTCAAACACGATAGTGCGCTGTCGCTCCTGTCGCACCTACATCAATCCCTTCGTCACCTTCCTGGACCAGCGCAGGTGGAAGTGTAACCTCTGTTACCGGGTCAATGATG TTCCAGACGAGTTTATGTACAACCCAGTCACCAGGTCGTATGGCGAGCCCCACAAAAGACCCGAGGTTCAGAACTCCACTGTGGAGTTCATCGCCTCCTCAGACTACATG TTGCGACCTCCTCAGCCGGCGGTCTACCTGTTTGTCCTCGATGTGTCTCACAATGCAGTGGAGGCAGGCTACCTGAAGTACCTCTGTGAATCACTTCTTGATAACCTGGATAA GTTGCCGGGGGACACACGCACCAGGGTGGGCTTCCTCACCTTCGACAGCACCATCCACTTCTACAACCTCCAGGAGGGACTGTCCCAGCCGCAAATGCTGGTGGTGTCTGATATAGACG atgTGTTCATACCGTCTCATGACAGTCTGATGGTGAACCTGAAGGAGAGCAAAGAG ttgGTGAAGGACCTGCTGACCTCGCTGCCGGCCATGTTCAGTCAGAGCAGGGAGACCCACAGCGCCCTCGGCCCAGCGTTACAGGCCGCCTTCAAGCTCATGTCACCCACCGGGGGCCGCGTCACAGTTTTCCAGACCCAGCTGCCCACGCTGGGTGCTGGTATGCTGCAATCAAGGGAAGACCCCAACCAGCGCTCGAGTAGTAAG GGAGTGCAGAATCTCGGCCCCGCCACAGACTTCTATAAGAAACTCGCACTGGACTGCTCAGGACAACAGATTGGGGTGGATCTTTTCTTGCTCAGCTCCCAGTATGCTGACCTCGCCTCACTGG CTTGTATCTCCAAGTATTCGGCGGGCAGCATCTTTTACTACCCCTCCTTTCATTACATCCACAACCCGGCACAGCTGGAGAAGTTCCAAGGAGATCTCGAGCGCTACCTCACCAGGAAGATCGGCTTCGAGGCGGTTATGAGAATACGATGCACTAAAG GTTTATCCATCCACACGTTCCACGGTAACTTCTTTGTGCGCTCCACCGACCTGCTGTCCCTGGCCAATGTGAACCCGGATTCTGCCTTCGCTGTCCAGATGTCAATCGAAGACTCTCTGGCAGACTCATCACTGGCCTGCTTCCAGGCTGCTCTGCTCTACACCTCCAATAAAG GAAAGAGGCGTATCCGAGTTCACACTCTGTGTCTGCCAGTGGTCAACCAGCTGAGTGACGTGTACGCTGGGGCTGATGTCCAAGCTATCACTTGTCTGCTGGCCAACATGG CCATCGACCGGTCGATATCATCCAGCCTGTCGGATGCTCGGGACGCCCTGGTGAACGCGGTGGTGGACTTGGTGAGCGCTTACAAAAGCAACGTGTCGAACCTGCAGCAGTCGGGCCTCGTCGTTCCCGCCTCCATGTGCCTGTTCCCTCTCTACATCCTCGCTCTGCTCAAACAG AGAGCGCTGCGGACGGGCACCAGCACGCGGCTGGACGAGCGGGTCTTTGCCATGTGCGAGTTCAAGACGCAGccgctgcagcagctgatgcgAATGGTTCATCCTGACCTGTACAGGCTGGACAACATGTCAGACCAG GGGGCGCTCCATCTGAACGACACAGTGGTTCCACAACCTCACCTGCTCCACCTGTCCGCTGAGAGGGTGAGCAGAGATGGAGCTTTCCTCATGGACTGCGGAAAT gtgttTTACCTGTGGATCGGTAAATGCTGCAATGAGATGTTCGTACGAGATGTTCTGGGCTGCCCCAACTACGCTTCAATACCCCCCAACATG AGTCACATTCCTGAGCTGGAGACTCCTCTGTCCGAGAGAGTGCGAGCGTTCCTCGACTGGCTGCAGGACAACAGAGCGTTCAGCTCAACAGTACACGTCGTCAA gGACGATGCCTCAGTTAAATCCACTTTCTTCCAGCACATGGTGGAGGATCGGTCAGAGTCTGCTTCTTCATACCACGAATTCCTGCAGCACGTTCAGCTGCAAATGTCCAAGTAG
- the LOC130173501 gene encoding thiosulfate sulfurtransferase/rhodanese-like domain-containing protein 2, which produces MAAADHTPCPEFLDWELDSSTTNGLKQEKQLSASQRRYYSFCRRKSFAAFVASKRNGSREEGSTSWCCCGQTFKEHPAIHKHVARTHDTEIKQLTQATYECLLSQLEEEPEAQQPNEHKAEAVDISAWIPDTSHIPEEQLLNGPGKVILYYHYCQVEDPHVICAWQRALCEKLHLTGKVRVASEGINGTVGGTNMATDIYINAMRSHPLFKMDREDFKTSDGGAECFTDLRVGVYKEIVPMGVDPEVISYQSAGIHLEPEEFHKEVEALLAKGDLCSDTILLDCRNFYESKIGQFTRCLAPNIRKFSYFPDYVDQNLELFRDKKVLMYCTGGIRCERGSAYLRSKDVCKEVYQLKGGIHKYLERFPEGFYRGKLFVFDERYTISSNSDIISDCRYCECPWDQYKLCSTQFCCQLVLSCHGCRRDGHTACCPTCQTKGRAQNEASSGAPHHKEECECTGGRPRIPQDV; this is translated from the exons ATGGCGGCAGCGGATCATACACCTTGCCCAGAGTTCCTGGACTGGGAACTTGACTCTTCTACAACCAATGGATTAAAACAGGAGAAGCAACTTTCTGCCTCACAGAGAAGATACTACAGCTTCTGCAGGAGGAAG TCATTTGCTGCCTTTGTGGCATCCAAGAGGAACGGCAGTCGGGAGGAGGGGAGCACGTCTTGGTGCTGCTGCGGTCAGACCTTCAAGGAACATCCTGCCATTCACAAGCATGTGGCCAGGACTCATGATACTGAAATAAAGcagctcacacaggccacataTGAATGTCTGCTAAGCCAGCTGGAGGAAGAACCTGAAGCACAGCAGCCGAACGAGCACAAAGCCGAGGCGGTGGACATCTCTGCGTGGATACCCGACACAAGCCACATCCCTGAGGAGCAACTTCTGAA CGGTCCAGGAAAGGTGATCCTTTATTATCACTACTGTCAAGTGGAGGATCCACATGTCATCTGTGCTTGGCAGAGAGCTTTGTGTGAAAAGCTCCACTTAACTGGCAAG GTGAGGGTGGCGTCTGAAGGCATCAACGGAACAGTCGGTGGCACCAACATGGCCACTGACATTTACATCAACGCAATGCGCTCACATCCTTTATTCAAGATGGATAGGGAGGATTTTAAG ACAAGTGATGGTGGTGCAGAGTGTTTCACAGACCTAAGGGTTGGAGTCTATAAAGAAATTGTCCCCATGGGAGTGGATCCTGAGGTCATCTCCTACCAATCAGCAG gaATTCATCTGGAGCCAGAGGAGTTTCACAAAGAAGTGGAGGCTCTTCTGGCTAAAGGGGATCTGTGCAGCGACACCATCCTGCTAGACTGCCGTAACTTTTACGAGAGCAAAATT GGGCAGTTTACTCGGTGTCTGGCCCCGAACATCCGTAAGTTCAGCTACTTCCCCGACTACGTCGACCAGAACCTGGAACTGTTTAGAGACAAGAAAGTCCTCATGTACTGCACCGGAGGGATCCGCTGTGAGCGCGGCTCTGCATACCTCCGCTCAAAA GATGTGTGTAAAGAGGTTTACCAGCTGAAAGGTGGAATTCACAAATACCTGGAGCGTTTCCCTGAGGGTTTCTATCGAGGAAAACTTTTTGTCTTTGACGAGCGCTACACCATCTCCTCCAATAGTGACATAATCTCAG ACTGCAGGTACTGCGAATGTCCGTGGGACCAGTACAAGCTCTGTTCCACCCAGTTCTGCTGCCAGCTGGTTCTCTCATGTCACGGTTGCAGACGGGATGGACACACCGCCTGCTGCCCCACCTGCCAAACCAAAGGAAGGGCTCAGAACGAGGCGTCCTCCGGCGCTCCACATCACAAAGAGGAGTGTGAGTGCACCGGTGGACGTCCCAGAATCCCTCAGGATGTGTAG
- the sec24b gene encoding protein transport protein Sec24B isoform X1, with product MSAPGSTNLSSSVSYNQNSTPNGGAAPPYQNGPAQTYPSMYPPTGYYGAPPQQQSYPTIPAHSTPVPNKAPITNSAHSANYYQNNHQQQHHHLPQHHVAPSPYSAPPSSAPPSQPYATLPSSAPPPPNTQYNQQPFQQQQQQQHPPYATPGSYYGQQSYHAPPAQQQHPSLVPAPASGPGAPLYPIVSYPSAPGSSQYGTLSSSQSTSTPGVMPIQMGAPLHQYSTSQPASTTPVQPGYGGGPPSQMVPAVNGQGSTAQTTVHQHYHQSHKAPQSYDSYGRVTHSTGGPDGERLPSGTPSTSVHSSPGRHQGMQYGYVANSGASSASAATSGPATAPSSSSSDDDEEEEDEDEEAGGDTSSSTTGSASPVPNSYDSLEGGNYPDSMPPSNDMTNQAQSYGSYGYPSMQPAYRQGPASHSDSSPTHDLYGQSSYQQYSQPFPNLSQLSAALGGLSGVPELEVEALRPVNLLQERNLLPPRPLEAPEPNLSPDLRKVNCSPQTFRCTLTSIPQTQALLNKARLPLGLLLHPFRDLQQLPVITSNTIVRCRSCRTYINPFVTFLDQRRWKCNLCYRVNDVPDEFMYNPVTRSYGEPHKRPEVQNSTVEFIASSDYMLRPPQPAVYLFVLDVSHNAVEAGYLKYLCESLLDNLDKLPGDTRTRVGFLTFDSTIHFYNLQEGLSQPQMLVVSDIDDVFIPSHDSLMVNLKESKELVKDLLTSLPAMFSQSRETHSALGPALQAAFKLMSPTGGRVTVFQTQLPTLGAGMLQSREDPNQRSSSKGVQNLGPATDFYKKLALDCSGQQIGVDLFLLSSQYADLASLACISKYSAGSIFYYPSFHYIHNPAQLEKFQGDLERYLTRKIGFEAVMRIRCTKGLSIHTFHGNFFVRSTDLLSLANVNPDSAFAVQMSIEDSLADSSLACFQAALLYTSNKGKRRIRVHTLCLPVVNQLSDVYAGADVQAITCLLANMAIDRSISSSLSDARDALVNAVVDLVSAYKSNVSNLQQSGLVVPASMCLFPLYILALLKQRALRTGTSTRLDERVFAMCEFKTQPLQQLMRMVHPDLYRLDNMSDQGALHLNDTVVPQPHLLHLSAERVSRDGAFLMDCGNVFYLWIGKCCNEMFVRDVLGCPNYASIPPNMSHIPELETPLSERVRAFLDWLQDNRAFSSTVHVVKDDASVKSTFFQHMVEDRSESASSYHEFLQHVQLQMSK from the exons ATGTCTGCGCCGGGTTCCACTAACCTGAGCAGCTCCGTCAGCTACAACCAGAACTCAACACCGAACGGTGGAGCTGCGCCCCCCTATCAGAATG GTCCAGCACAGACATACCCATCCATGTATCCACCTACAGGCTACTATGGAGCCCCACCTCAACAACAGAGCTACCCCACCATCCCTGCCCACTCCACTCCTGTTCCAAACAAAGCGCCCATTACGAACAGTGCCCACAGTGCTAACTACTACCAGAACaaccatcagcagcagcaccaccacctcCCTCAGCATCATGTAGCACCCTCTCCATACAGTGCTCCCCCGAGCTCTGCCCCTCCTTCTCAGCCATACGCCACCCTCCCTTCTTCAGCACCTCCACCGCCAAACACCCAGTACAACCAACAGCcattccagcagcagcaacagcagcagcatccaccCTATGCCACTCCAGGATCGTACTATGGACAGCAGTCGTACCATGCTCCcccagcacagcagcagcatcccaGTTTGGTTCCTGCGCCAGCCAGCGGTCCTGGAGCTCCTCTCTACCCCATTGTTTCATACCCATCGGCGCCAGGAAGTAGCCAATATGGCACCCTGAGTTCCTCGCAGAGCACCTCCACGCCTGGAGTCATGCCCATCCAGATGGGTGCACCCCTTCACCAGTACAGCACCTCTCAGCCAGCCTCCACGACACCAGTGCAGCCCGGGTATGGCGGGGGTCCTCCCAGTCAGATGGTGCCAGCGGTCAATGGTCAAGGAAGCACAG CTCAGACCACAGTCCACCAACACTATCACCAAAGCCACAAGGCACCTCAGAGCTATGACTCCTACGGCAGGGTCACTCATAGCACTGGTGGTCCAGATGGAGAACGGCTGCCCTCAGGAACCCCCTCCACTTCAGTTCATTCCTCGCCGGGCCGCCACCAAG GCATGCAGTATGGATATGTTGCTAATAGTGGAGCTAGCTCTGCCTCTGCCGCCACCTCAGGCCCAGCAACAGCTCCCTCGTCATCcagctctgatgatgatgaggaggaggaggatgaggatgaggaagcAG gtggtgacacttcctcctccaccactggcAGTGCCTCTCCGGTGCCCAACAGCTATGATTCCCTCGAAGGAGGCAACTATCCAG ATTCTATGCCACCTTCTAATGACATGACCAACCAGGCTCAGTCCTATGGTAGCTATGGTTACCCCAGCATGCAGCCAGCCTATCGGCAGGGACCGGCCTCCCACAGTGACTCTTCCCCAACCCATGACCTGTACGGCCAGTCGAGCTACCAGCAGTACTCCCAG CCATTTCCGAACCTGTCCCAGCTGTCTGCGGCCCTGGGGGGACTGAGCGGGGtgccagagctggaggtggaggccCTGAGGCCAGTCAACCTTCTGCAGGAGAGGAACCTGCTGCCCCCCAGGCCCTTGGAGGCCCCTGAACCCAACCTTAGCCCTGACCTCAGGAAGGTCAATTGCAGTCCACA GACCTTCAGGTGTACACTGACTAGCATCCCCCAGACCCAGGCTTTACTCAACAAGGCCAGGCTCCCTCTGGGCCTTCTCCTTCACCCCTTCAGAGACTTACAG caaTTACCGGTGATCACTTCAAACACGATAGTGCGCTGTCGCTCCTGTCGCACCTACATCAATCCCTTCGTCACCTTCCTGGACCAGCGCAGGTGGAAGTGTAACCTCTGTTACCGGGTCAATGATG TTCCAGACGAGTTTATGTACAACCCAGTCACCAGGTCGTATGGCGAGCCCCACAAAAGACCCGAGGTTCAGAACTCCACTGTGGAGTTCATCGCCTCCTCAGACTACATG TTGCGACCTCCTCAGCCGGCGGTCTACCTGTTTGTCCTCGATGTGTCTCACAATGCAGTGGAGGCAGGCTACCTGAAGTACCTCTGTGAATCACTTCTTGATAACCTGGATAA GTTGCCGGGGGACACACGCACCAGGGTGGGCTTCCTCACCTTCGACAGCACCATCCACTTCTACAACCTCCAGGAGGGACTGTCCCAGCCGCAAATGCTGGTGGTGTCTGATATAGACG atgTGTTCATACCGTCTCATGACAGTCTGATGGTGAACCTGAAGGAGAGCAAAGAG ttgGTGAAGGACCTGCTGACCTCGCTGCCGGCCATGTTCAGTCAGAGCAGGGAGACCCACAGCGCCCTCGGCCCAGCGTTACAGGCCGCCTTCAAGCTCATGTCACCCACCGGGGGCCGCGTCACAGTTTTCCAGACCCAGCTGCCCACGCTGGGTGCTGGTATGCTGCAATCAAGGGAAGACCCCAACCAGCGCTCGAGTAGTAAG GGAGTGCAGAATCTCGGCCCCGCCACAGACTTCTATAAGAAACTCGCACTGGACTGCTCAGGACAACAGATTGGGGTGGATCTTTTCTTGCTCAGCTCCCAGTATGCTGACCTCGCCTCACTGG CTTGTATCTCCAAGTATTCGGCGGGCAGCATCTTTTACTACCCCTCCTTTCATTACATCCACAACCCGGCACAGCTGGAGAAGTTCCAAGGAGATCTCGAGCGCTACCTCACCAGGAAGATCGGCTTCGAGGCGGTTATGAGAATACGATGCACTAAAG GTTTATCCATCCACACGTTCCACGGTAACTTCTTTGTGCGCTCCACCGACCTGCTGTCCCTGGCCAATGTGAACCCGGATTCTGCCTTCGCTGTCCAGATGTCAATCGAAGACTCTCTGGCAGACTCATCACTGGCCTGCTTCCAGGCTGCTCTGCTCTACACCTCCAATAAAG GAAAGAGGCGTATCCGAGTTCACACTCTGTGTCTGCCAGTGGTCAACCAGCTGAGTGACGTGTACGCTGGGGCTGATGTCCAAGCTATCACTTGTCTGCTGGCCAACATGG CCATCGACCGGTCGATATCATCCAGCCTGTCGGATGCTCGGGACGCCCTGGTGAACGCGGTGGTGGACTTGGTGAGCGCTTACAAAAGCAACGTGTCGAACCTGCAGCAGTCGGGCCTCGTCGTTCCCGCCTCCATGTGCCTGTTCCCTCTCTACATCCTCGCTCTGCTCAAACAG AGAGCGCTGCGGACGGGCACCAGCACGCGGCTGGACGAGCGGGTCTTTGCCATGTGCGAGTTCAAGACGCAGccgctgcagcagctgatgcgAATGGTTCATCCTGACCTGTACAGGCTGGACAACATGTCAGACCAG GGGGCGCTCCATCTGAACGACACAGTGGTTCCACAACCTCACCTGCTCCACCTGTCCGCTGAGAGGGTGAGCAGAGATGGAGCTTTCCTCATGGACTGCGGAAAT gtgttTTACCTGTGGATCGGTAAATGCTGCAATGAGATGTTCGTACGAGATGTTCTGGGCTGCCCCAACTACGCTTCAATACCCCCCAACATG AGTCACATTCCTGAGCTGGAGACTCCTCTGTCCGAGAGAGTGCGAGCGTTCCTCGACTGGCTGCAGGACAACAGAGCGTTCAGCTCAACAGTACACGTCGTCAA gGACGATGCCTCAGTTAAATCCACTTTCTTCCAGCACATGGTGGAGGATCGGTCAGAGTCTGCTTCTTCATACCACGAATTCCTGCAGCACGTTCAGCTGCAAATGTCCAAGTAG